The DNA sequence GCCGATGCGTCGGCCGATGGGCCAGATGCGAAGGCGGTGATAGCCGCTGCGCAGAAAGCGCTGGGGCTGGAATTTGAAGCGCGGGCTGCCCGACTGCATGCGTCGGGCAATTCCGACTTCGCTATCGGGTCGGACGGCACGGTGCGCTGGATGGGTGATCCTGTGGCGCGTCTGGTCGCCGGCGATCATATCCTCAAGCCGCGATCGATCCTGCTTGCCGACGAGCAACTGGCCGGCGGCGCCCGCGATTTTGTCGCTGCGCGCATCGACCGCTTCGTCAATCACCACATCGCCACCGTGCTCAAGCCGCTCGATGATCTGACCCGCGCCGAGGACCTGGATGGGTTGTCACGTGGACTGGCATTCCGCCTGGCCGAAAGTCTGGGTGTTCTGTTCCGCCGCGATGTCTCCGAGATGATTAAGGATCTTGACCAGGGCGCGCGCGCCAGCCTGCGCAAATACGGTATCCGTTTTGGCGCCTACCACATTTTCATGCCTGCGCTGCTCAAGCCTGCGCCAGCCGAGCTGGTGACGCTGTTGTGGGCGCTGGTCAATGACGGCTTTACCAAGCCTGGTTATGGCGACGTGACGCCGCTCCTGGCAGCCGGCCGCACCTCGGTGGCGACCGATCCGGAGATTGATCGGGAATTCTACCGTCTCGCCGGTTTCCGTTTTTTGGGCAAACGCGCTGTGCGCATCGACATTCTCGAGCGGTTGGCCGACCTGATCCGTCCAGCGCTGCAATGGAAACCGGGCGCTCAGGGCGCGCGGCCGGAAGCGGCCTATGATGGCCGCCGCTTCATCACCACCACGGGTATGCTGTCGATCCTCGGGGCGACACAGGACGATATCGAGGAAATTCTCAAGGGGCTGGGCTATCGTGCCGATGCTGTGCCCGCCGAGGAGGCGCAGACCTATATGGCCGGACTTGATGCCGCACAGGTGGAAACCGGCGCTGCGACTGGCACCGGACCTGTGGTGGAAGTCGTGGTCTCACGCACTGCCGCTGACCGTCCGCACAAGCTGACGGCGCCTGCTGCCAAGGACGATGCCGCACAGGCAGAGACGGCATCGCCGGTTGAAGCGACTGCTGCTGATACTTCAAACGAGGTTGCTGCTCAGACAGCTGCACCTGAAGAAACGGCTGAGCCGTCCACGCAAATGGCCGTGGAAGCCCCGGCTGAAGTTTCTGAAACGGCAGCTGCTGATGCGGCTCCGGCTGCAGCGACAGCGGCTGAAGAGCCGAAAGCCGAGGCAGCCGCAGAGACCGGCGCAGAAGTCGAAGCGCCGCGTCCGGTGCTGTTGTGGCGGCCAGGTGGCCGGCAGGACGGCCAGCGCGGTCCACGTCAGGCTCCCGGCGAAGGCCGTGGCCGGCGTGAAGGTGGCAATCGCAATCCCCGCTCCGACACCAAGCCGGTCGGCGAGGCCGGTGCGGAGGCTGACGCGCGGCCCAAAAAGGGCCGTCGCGGCAAGCCGGATCATTCCGGCAAGCCGCCACATGGCAAGGGTGGCCAGGGCAAGGGCGGTCCCGGCAGAGGCGACGACGCCAATCGTGGCAACCGGACGGAACGGCCACCGCAGCGCAAGGAGCGGCCGATTGACCCCGATTCTCCGTTCGCAGCCTTGGCGGCGTTGCGCGACAAACTCAAGAAATAGGCATTACTCTGGTGGATCAGCCGGCGCGACAGCGGATAGACAAATGGCTGTTTTTCGCGCGCGTCGTCAAATCCCGAACCCTGGCGGGCAAGTTTGTCGGCAGCGGCAATGTCAGGGTCAACCGGGAAAAGATCGATCAGGCCAGTTTCCTGGTCAAGCCGGATGATGTGCTGACAATTTCACTGGACCGGCGCATTGTGGTTCTGAAAATTCTGGGCTGTGGCCTTCGTCGCGGCCCGGCACCGGAAGCGCAACTTCTGTATGAGGATGTTACCCCCAAACCCGCCGACCCCGGTCAGGCGCCAACGGTTCCTGCACAGCGAGAGCCTGGCGCGGGTCGGCCGACCAAGCGGGACCGGCGAAAAATAGATCAATTCAACAACCCGGATTCTGACGCATAATTTTGTCTTGACCGGCGCCTGTTTGGGCAAAGTCATGCGCAAATAGGTCCGGCTGCCGCGAGCTTCGTCCCTGATCAACCAGGTGCGGCGCCATGGCGAAACCAGATGTCTTGCAAAGTGCTGGCAAAGCCGGTACCTCACCGCCGTTGTTTGCAGCCGTGTAGCGAGTCTGTCCTGACCCGCTCGGTCGGCTTCAACGCTCGAAAATGACGCATGCGTTTCGGCCAGAATGAAACCGCCCGCCGCGCCATGCATGAAGCTTCAGGAGAGACGTATGACCTATGTGGTGACTGACAATTGCATTCGCTGCAAATACATGGATTGCGTTGAGGTCTGCCCCGTGGATTGCTTCTACGAGGGTGACAACATGCTGGTCATTCATCCTGATGAATGCATCGACTGCGGTGTTTGCGAGCCCGAATGCCCGGCGGAGGCGATCAAGCCGGATACCGAGCCGGGTCTGGAAAAATGGCTCGAGGTCAACACCGAGTATGCCGACAAATGGCCCAATATCACCATCAAGCGTGAGGCCCCGGAAGACGCGAAGAAGTTCGACGGAGAGGCAGGCAAGTTCGAGAAGTACTTCTCGGAGGCTCCCGGCGAAGGCGATTAATCACTACTGCATGTCGCGTTGAAATGAATTCATCTGAACGATAACGCACATGCATTGATTGAGAGCGTTACAGCGGCCTTTGCGCATCCAATTATAGGTGCGGCGCTGGAGCGCGTGCCGATGCCGCAGCAGTTGAGTTTAGCCGGATGACAGGTACGTGCGCATTAATGAACAAGCGTGGTGACTTGCGGACGCCGGATGGAACCCACGGCGTTGCAATGGAAATTGGTGTCGCATCGCAGCAATATGGTGGTTGCGCTGCCGCATGGATCAGCGAGCCATGACGGAGTTTTGCCGCAGGTTCTGCAGCCTCTCGCGCAAATCATTGATTTACCCCATATTTTGTGGTACACATCTTATTACTGACATCTTCAAGGCGCCGTCCGGGCGAAACAAGAAGCAAAAACGGAAGCAAACGTCCCTTACAGCGGTTTCCCTTTCCTTGCAGCGCAACGCTGCCGGATGACCTTAATTCCGCGCGGTGTTCGCCTCTGAAATTTGCCTCGTATTGTTTGAACGGCGTAGTCAGTGCGATTGCCTTCCGGCCTTCGCAGGACCTGTCCGGACAACCCATGTCCGGCTGCCAGTGTCCGTTTCCGTAACAGGGAGTTTTGAAAACGCATGACAACCCAGCAGAAAAAGCCTTCACAGAGACAGGGTTTCAAGACCGGTGAATCGATTGTCTATCCCGCCCACGGCGTCGGACAGATTGTTGCCATCGAAGAGCAGGAAGTTGCGGGCCACAAACTTGAGTTGTTTGTGATTGATTTCGAAAAAGACAAGATGCGCCTCAAGGTGCCGGTCGCCAAGGCGTCAGTCATCGGCATGCGCAAATTGTCCGAAACGGATTTCGTCGAACGCGCGCTGAAAGTGGTTCAGGGCCGCGCCCGGGTCAAGCGGACCATGTGGTCCCGCCGTGCACAGGAATATGATGCGAAGATCAATTCCGGCGATCTGATTTCGATCGCGGAAGTGGTTCGGGATCTGTATCGCGCCGAGAACCAGCCTGAGCAGTCCTATTCGGAGCGTCAGCTTTATGAGGCCGCACTCGACCGGATGGCGCGCGAACTCGCCGCCGTCAACAAGATGTCGGACACCGAGTCGGTGCGCTTGATCGAGGTAAACCTGAACAAGGGTCCCAAGCGCGGCAAAGCCGGTGAAGAAGAAGGCGCGCAGGAAGAAGCCGCCTGATTTCCAATACCCGCTAAGATCTGATCAAGCCCGGGCCGCCTAGCGTGCCCGGGCTTTTTTGCGTTTTTTTTTGCCAGATGCAGGGGTATTTTCAGTGAGGTTCGGTGCTGTGGTCATGGCTGTTCGATTTGTGCGTGCACATGGATCACAGCAAATTTATCCGTCTTGATGAACCAATTGGCGTCTTGGTGCGTAGAGTCAGTGAACACAGCAACAATCTCAGGAGGGTGTCATGGTCACGAAAGCTATCACAGCAAATCGGCAAATGGTTCGTGCCGCCATGGCTGCCCCTTATCTTGAACGCGACCAAGAGCATGATCTGGCTGTGCGCTGGAAAGACAACAAGGACCAGGAGGCGCTCCACCAGATCACCATGGCGCATATGCGGCTGGTGATTTCGATGGCGGCAAAATTCCGCAACTACGGTTTGCCGATGAGCGATCTGATCCAGGAAGGCCATGTAGGACTGCTGGAGGCGGCCGCCAGGTTCGACCCCGAGCGCGAGGTCCGCTTCTCCACCTACGCCACCTGGTGGATCAGGGCATCGGTTCAGGATTATGTCTTGCGCAACTGGTCGATCGTGCGTGGAGGCACCAGTTCTGCGCAGAAGTCGCTGTTTTTCAATTTACGCCGGTTGCGGATGCGGCTGGCGCAAGACGATCCCGATATGACAGAGAGTGCGATCCATACCAAGATCGCCGATACACTTGGCGTTCGCGCCAAGGATGTGGCGGTAATGGACGCGCGGCTGTCCGGGTCGGATTCATCGCTGAACGCACCAATGTCAAACGGCGAGTCGGGCGGGTCCTCGGACCGGATGGACTTTCTCAAAAGCGACGAACCTTTGCCCGATGAGCAGGTTTCAACGATGATTGACGAGGAACGTCGTCATCTCTGGCTCAGCGATGCGCTCGACACCCTCAATCCGCGTGAATTGCGCATCATTCGAGAGCGCCGACTGGCCGAAGATGGAGCGACGCTTGA is a window from the Hoeflea sp. IMCC20628 genome containing:
- a CDS encoding helicase-related protein, whose protein sequence is MPALRSHPPKPLILSGRGVTAVLGPTNTGKTHYAIERMAAHSSGVIGLPLRLLAREVYGRMVDKVGVSHVSLVTGEEKITPPGARYSVCTVEAMPQETTAAFVAIDEVQIAGDLERGHVFTDRILSLRGRAETLLLGSATARGILEQLLPGIVIVERPRLSELHYAGSKKITRLPRRSAIVAFSAEEVYAIAELVRRQRGGAAVVLGALSPRTRNAQVELYQNGDVDYLVATDAIGMGLNLDVDHVAFAQDRKFDGHSYRQLTASEFGQIAGRAGRHLRDGTFGVTGQVQPLPDDLVQRLESHVFEPIKILQWRSKQLDFSSLQMLQASLEQIPAVQGLTRALPAVDQRALEHLINDFEVRDLASTPQNVATLWDVCSLPDYRRIAPAQHSDLIATIYRDLIRTGSVNEDFMAEQVRRTDSTDGEIDTLSARISQIRTWTYVSNRPEWLADPTHWQEKTREIEDRLSDALHERLTKRFVDRRTSVLMKRLRENAMLEAEISVNGDVFVEGHHIGQLAGFRFMADASADGPDAKAVIAAAQKALGLEFEARAARLHASGNSDFAIGSDGTVRWMGDPVARLVAGDHILKPRSILLADEQLAGGARDFVAARIDRFVNHHIATVLKPLDDLTRAEDLDGLSRGLAFRLAESLGVLFRRDVSEMIKDLDQGARASLRKYGIRFGAYHIFMPALLKPAPAELVTLLWALVNDGFTKPGYGDVTPLLAAGRTSVATDPEIDREFYRLAGFRFLGKRAVRIDILERLADLIRPALQWKPGAQGARPEAAYDGRRFITTTGMLSILGATQDDIEEILKGLGYRADAVPAEEAQTYMAGLDAAQVETGAATGTGPVVEVVVSRTAADRPHKLTAPAAKDDAAQAETASPVEATAADTSNEVAAQTAAPEETAEPSTQMAVEAPAEVSETAAADAAPAAATAAEEPKAEAAAETGAEVEAPRPVLLWRPGGRQDGQRGPRQAPGEGRGRREGGNRNPRSDTKPVGEAGAEADARPKKGRRGKPDHSGKPPHGKGGQGKGGPGRGDDANRGNRTERPPQRKERPIDPDSPFAALAALRDKLKK
- a CDS encoding RNA-binding S4 domain-containing protein; this encodes MDQPARQRIDKWLFFARVVKSRTLAGKFVGSGNVRVNREKIDQASFLVKPDDVLTISLDRRIVVLKILGCGLRRGPAPEAQLLYEDVTPKPADPGQAPTVPAQREPGAGRPTKRDRRKIDQFNNPDSDA
- the fdxA gene encoding ferredoxin FdxA; amino-acid sequence: MTYVVTDNCIRCKYMDCVEVCPVDCFYEGDNMLVIHPDECIDCGVCEPECPAEAIKPDTEPGLEKWLEVNTEYADKWPNITIKREAPEDAKKFDGEAGKFEKYFSEAPGEGD
- a CDS encoding CarD family transcriptional regulator, with translation MTTQQKKPSQRQGFKTGESIVYPAHGVGQIVAIEEQEVAGHKLELFVIDFEKDKMRLKVPVAKASVIGMRKLSETDFVERALKVVQGRARVKRTMWSRRAQEYDAKINSGDLISIAEVVRDLYRAENQPEQSYSERQLYEAALDRMARELAAVNKMSDTESVRLIEVNLNKGPKRGKAGEEEGAQEEAA
- a CDS encoding RNA polymerase factor sigma-32, yielding MVTKAITANRQMVRAAMAAPYLERDQEHDLAVRWKDNKDQEALHQITMAHMRLVISMAAKFRNYGLPMSDLIQEGHVGLLEAAARFDPEREVRFSTYATWWIRASVQDYVLRNWSIVRGGTSSAQKSLFFNLRRLRMRLAQDDPDMTESAIHTKIADTLGVRAKDVAVMDARLSGSDSSLNAPMSNGESGGSSDRMDFLKSDEPLPDEQVSTMIDEERRHLWLSDALDTLNPRELRIIRERRLAEDGATLESLGAVLGISKERVRQIENRALEKLRMVLTTRTPEIASL